The genomic segment CTGGCATGTTAAAAAAGAATCTGTGTGCAAAACACGTGTACATATTTGTTGTCCAGGTGCTGAGGAGAAAAAACATACTCAGATATCTGCCTGTCAAAACACTTTCATAAAATCTGTTATTATTAGGAAAAGTACAACGTTTTCAAGCCCAAATTGGCTCTTTAGGATCCATTCCTCTTTACCTCctgataataatgtaataaaatcTGAGGATAATATTGCAACATAGAAATTAACAATCACACTCTACTTCTGATAAGTATATTCTTTATATCTTATATACctgtaatcaaatcaatatCAGTGTCTGAGTCTGAGCATACAATGGAGCTCCTCTAGATAGTACTGAGAAGAACTGCATTGGTTGCATATTGTCCTTCACCATAAAACACATAACAGGAAAAACGCTGTGAAGATTGGAGAACTGACGACTGTGAAGAACTTCAGCAATGTGGAGTCTTAACACAGGTTCATTATCACACTGACCTGGTAAATGGCAGCTCTGAGTGTATCTGCTGCTTGAGGCTGAGACTCCTGTAGTGAGACTTTACGATCCAGAAGTTTGAGAGATCCCAAATACTTTGATTCCACTTTTCCGGAGCACACACTCTGAGATCTCTGAGTGGTCTTAGAGTGAGAACTTGATGTCCTAATTTAAACAAAATGACGGTCAGTTAGGTTACTACCCTGTTCTATCCACAAAGCTTTAGAAGTATGTATTGTTGCAGCTTGTTTACAAACCTAGTATCAAAAGATTTTTCATGAACATGAGAGAGTTGATGTGAGTAATCTACTGAGTCTGCCTGAAAGAAGACaatgaacacatttaaaaacactaaaaataatctaaataaaagGCGAGCACATCTATCATGACACTATCACAGTCACACCTGATAATAAATGACTTACATTAAACTCTTCAAATGATGTGGAGTACTTTCTCTCCTGTTCTTTGCTGTCATCGGAAATAAAgccatctaaaacaaaaaattaaacattgagAAGATTAATTAGCTCAAAATacaatacagaaaataatgtTATGGTTCTGAGGAAGCCAATGGTTACCTCTGGATCCAGAATCAATTGTGGACTTGGTGAAGAGCTGTGACTGCTCACTCTTACTTGAAGAGGATTTGCTGAGGCTGCATGAAACTGCGTGATCTCCTTCTGTCCACTTCGGTGAAACGACATAACAAACGTGCTACAATTAGATGTTTCAACTCAAAAATACTGAACAACCAAGTAATGATGCCTGCATGTGGACCACAGCTCCTTACAGCAATGTTGCTGGACATGTCAGTGGAGAGGGGAATGGATGCAGAGGAAGTCTGGGGCCTGCTTAGATCCTGAGATTCAGCATCTTCAGCTATCTTCTCTGCAGCTTGAAGGCTCAATCCAAGAGTCCTTTGCCTCGGTTTAGGCCTGGGTGGCTCCCTCTCTGTAtctgaataatgacagtttgtgGAAATATAAATTCAAAACTCTGCAGGAAAATCTGACAAAAGTAACATGTGCCCTTATGGACTTATACATGGAGCACGTAAACAGACCTGCTGATGACACGTGTTTGAGGTCAGTTGCTGATAACTGGGGAGTCTGGGAGCTTTCTTCCAGAACAGAGTTGCTCTTCTCTTCGGGACCTGGAGTTTCCATCACACTGTTGTCAGACGATAAGGGCAATGGCATGTCCAGTAGAGTGTCATCTGATGTTTGGTATGACAGAGACTTACTTGAGCTCTCTCTTGTGATTTGAGGATCGGTAGACTCCACATCACTACTTTTAAATCGTAAGTTATCTTCACTGACATTTGTGGAGTGTTGTGAGGAAAATGAGTCATTATAATTGTTGTGTCGACGGGTGGAAGAGTCGGGTGGCTCGGTTTCACGAGACTCTGATGCTGTTGTGTCTCCCGATGGAGAGACGATTCTTTGGGTTTTCAGAAATGAAACTCTCTTCGTCCTACCGTTTTTGTCTTCATCGTCTGAAATCTCAAAGTCGTTGATTTTGGATTTGCTCTTCCCAGCCTTAAACGTACcagccctctttttttttttgagaagttcatttaaaaaatctgtGATATGAAAGAAAATGGCAAGTAAGTGACAAGATAGGACTTACCATTAACAATCTAAACTCTAAGTCAACTTAGTAgctttttctggagctttcaactgcatctTAGCAtccatgtatatatatatttaaacctGATGTAAAACCTGATGTTATTTAACACAGCCAATTACATAAAATAGGCTACTGTTACAATATATTATACACAGGACAAAGTGGTCCTGGAATTGGCGATATTAGGcttggtgcttttttttcagTAAGTTACATTTGTACTACACTTGAAGTGGCAGAACCTGGACGTTTCAACCATTTATCTGTTACTTTTAGCTGCATGCTTTAACGTCTCTGCTCTTTTGTTAACTAGTTTTAATGCACTCTTAGCGCATGATGCATTTTATTTCTTCATATAAGATGAGCGAGGAAGGATACTGCAATAAGGCTACAACTATCATTAGACACAGATAAAGGTGATATATCACCTTTATCTGTGTCTAATGATAGTCGATATATCGACTACAATTACAAGCAAAGGCACTAAGGAGACCTACATCTTGAGGATATGGCGCACAACCCAGTCTTAACAAGATATTCGGATGGTCTGCCATCTTACCATCTTCATCGTCATTGAAGTCATCAGAGTACGAGTATcgatctgtttttgttttgcttgcCCTGGCGGAGACAGCAGCCTGAAGTTCATCCTGCAACGACACCATCTCAGATTAGATAAGATTACCTTATTGTCCACCTCAGTGGACATTTGTCTTTGGCTTCTCCCAAGTAAAGgtacatacaatacacataacacaacacaacattaaaaacaatgaaaatggcGTTATATGCATAGTAACATGACACTTAATAACGGCTGTCCgtttaactagctagctaactagcatAATCTAACTACTATTCTCTCATTTGGTAGGACTGCATACAATAAAGCTTTTACCTGAAATGTTGTTCTTCTCGATGTTTTCGGGCTTTTCGTGTAAGCCAGCGTACTGAACTGCTGATTTGTCATTCTGAAAACTATAAACAGTTTCCTCTAGCTAATCGCCTTCATTGACATTAGCATGCAAGCTAACTAGGTAGTGTTCGCTAAGTTCACTGTAACACTAATAAGTAGCTAGCTACTAAGCCTCCTGTGCTAGTTAATTGTTATAATATATAGATTctattacagctacattacCATTTACTAAGTAAATACCATACACCTAGCTAGTTATAAATGGTACAACCTTAAGGCACACTGACataatgctagctagctacgcTAGCTACAGTGGGCTAACTGACTTGTTGATGGTAACCCTGGGAAACGTAGAGTACAGTTTCACCACTGCGCATGCTCAGAAGATTACTCAGTACAACACACAGGACACGTTCTTCTGTTTAATGGAAAATTCatgatttttacattttggtattACAATCGAGGTGCTTGCTCACATTGAAAATTAATTAATGGATTTTCCATAAAActatttatatactgtaagaTAGAAGAACTAAAATCCCATATGAAGaggtgtgtcctgtgtgtccagTGTAGTGTTACCTTTTGGTATTAAATATGAGTCACTGGGTCACATTACATGGAAATTATCTTAAATTcttcataaaaatgtttttataaataaaaataacatgtaAACAGAATTGTTATGTTGCTGGGCAAGTGCAGTTTCATGTGTAACAAAGCTTCAgttttttaaatacacaaacatatataggctacatacatgcatacatatgaTGTATATCTGCCTTAGTGAATGCAGGAATGTACAAgcttaaaacaaaacacagccaGGCAGTAAGattgaattattttatttttttgttttgttataggAAAAGTGCATAGTTGAAGCCCTTTTTCTTTTAGACAGAAACAGTGCATATCAAGGTCTCCTGTGGTACCAGATAGTTCACTTGTTCATCTCAAAAATCTAGCATGGCTTCCCCCTTAATTATATACAACTATGGTTTACTTAACTGTTCCCTTCCTTATATATCCTCCCTGCCATCCCCCAAGCAAGTCTAGAAAGATGTAGTAAAGAAATATTTAGAGGACATTCGCTGATATGGCAATTAAGAGCTAGCCACTGAAGACTGTTGGGATGTACTCAGCCCAAAGTTGTTACAGATCATATCCAGGTTCTGAACTCTTACACCATGTTTAAGAAAGACACGTATCcatgtaattttctgatatCACAAGTACCCTAGAACATAATCCAAGGCCAAGATACACTTTAATAGCCTTGTTGCCATGACAGGGGCACGACAAAGATATGGTCattgactgaaaaaaaacaaacaggaaaccCTCCATCATGTTCCGCTATCCAATAGCCAACAATAgacatacatataaaaaaaaaataccacatacagtattataatGTTCCATTTTTCTTGAGATTGTATGAAAGGGTTGATTCTCTTCTATAACTTTGaggctgtagtttgtggtgctgttgaaatATCCACCCACATTTACACATAGTTAAGGAACAAAAGACATTCACCACTATAATGTTCTGCATTAGAGGTTTCTATTTTTCTGTTCACTAATTACACCTCTGGTGTAAACCACGAAAATGAGACATGACAAAAACTTCCACTGCAGATCATTTCCTTGTCCTTTTAtctcaaatttaaaaaagaaatgagcTCAACTATTGCTGTTCTTTCTCAAGAAACTGTTCTCTAAATTAGCACTGAGACCAAAACTTAAAATTCACATTGGCACTGTTTGAAAATGCACCCTTTCTTGCTCCTTTCCTTTTAATTGGTTTGAAGTTGCAGAAGTAGAAACTTTAGATTGCTCCCATTATTCACACACTGCTGCAAAAAGAACAGGCCCTCACCTCCACCTCATTTAGACAGTTGAATCAGTAAAACACACCTTCATAAGGAAACAACATACCACAACAAAAGTGCTAATAAAGTATGATTATCTGCTACAAATTGAGTATAccattcaattttttttcttttaactacAAAACAATTACAGTACACGGAATCATTTCAATATGATTAAATGCTTGCGCTGAGTATATTGTATTACAATGACCACACTTAATACACCCTATCTGTATGCTTGCAATTCAGTTCATTTCAGTTATGTGATACAAGTTTGAAGCGCCAAAACAGACCCATAAGATCCGTCACTGCTGTCTTAAATCATTTATACTACAGTAACCAACAGTTACTTAAAAGGACAGACATGTTCAAATCAGACTATTTGCTGGAGTATGTAATCTAATTAAGGACTGGATGTAAACATAAGATGAAATCACTGCATTAAAATCAATATGCCATGTTATTGTAATTCTAATTTATTTCATTAATGACATTGCTGgtttaaattaaaacatgtgGTATGACATCATTACTGGCACCGTTTAGAGCTGTAACTTTGGAAAGAGAGGAATGTTTCGGAGAGTCTGAAGAAACCGCCACCCTTCATTATAACTTAGCAAGCACTCGAACAACAATATAACTAATACTCCTTTTTCCACCAACGCATATTACACATTCCTTCATTTTGGGTTCATGTAACTGGCGACCAGTCAGCACCAGAGCTCAGATCAGGGTTTCAGAACAATGCCACGCCTTCTGATTAAAGACTTACGTACTGATACATCAACATGCTGATACTGTTAGCCAATATTATCAGTCAAAATGGGAGATCTGCAGATATCCGAAACATTTTTTATAACTTTCATTCAAGTTTTGTATTTGTGGAGAAAATGTGTTTCCATGTATGGTTATTAAATTTCCCACAAACTTTTCTGATTTTTTCACTGTAAAATATCCTGCCTCAGTCTTTATCTTTGTCAAAAATAACCAATACTTGCCCAATGTTGAAtgtttatgtaaaaataaaaaaaaatgacataacttgAAATATCATATCTGTATTGGGCTCATTATTCCAGTAGCAGTTGAGCTCTAGAAACAAGAATAATAGACCGATTAAAACACAATGGCATTGAAATAGGAGTAAAGCAAAAGATATTTGAATGAAGGGGAGATGTTTTTGAGATGGCGCTGTCCTGGTCACAGTCACTGtctaaagcttgatttatggttctgcggaggctccacgcagagctttcgccgtagcctacgttaagtggcctgatgtttatacttgtgtgctggtgtgtgtgcgtcgagccggcatgtgtgtgtgtggggagtgggtggtagagcgagggagaaagtgaaggcgattagcttcagagcgagtactgactctagagtcatagtgagagaaacaaacaaagtgcTTTCTGACCAacgtgggaaatctggagcagtaaaagttaaccctctccttgattccGTGtggtttatggagaaggagaaccaggaaatgagtcgggggaaatgcaacgctacaaAGCCACGGCTGAGCAACGTAcgttcgagaggtgcacgtcaggctatggcgtagggtccggcgtaggttTGTGTCTACACGTACCTACATACGTAGCAACGgcgtagattttacgcagaagtataaatcaagCTTCACTGTGCAGCTCCAGTCAGAGTAGGTGGGTGAGTGCTGCTACTCTCCACTGCTAGTCAATAGGGGGTGCTGGAGGCTCTCTTCCATCGCTCTGCAAAACAAGACAAGGAAAAATACACGACACGTTACAGTGAAAAGTTTTCATCAAATGGGGACTaaattttatttcagtaaatCACCACAAAGACAAATTGTGTCTTATTCAGTATCTTACTTTTATGTCGTGATTCATTGTCATGGTAAACGAAGGCAGAGCAGTACTGAACCTACACCTATAAAATGTCATTGttatgtggccgggttggctcagttggtagagcaggcgtacatatacatagaggtttatgccttgacgcagaggtccagggttagagtccgacctgtgacgatttcctgcaagtcttccccctctctctctcccccctttctcacgtagctgtcctgtccatttaaaaatggaaaagcccaaaatatataattttttttgtgtaggCTGAGTGTGAACAATACTGACATTGTGGGGTCCAGTAGGTTTGCCTGTGGGACGGGAACCCCTGAGACTGGATGGGCGCAACAGGAACAGGAGCAGAGCCAGCACCGCCCATCCCATCAGAACCATGGGGAGGGTCAGGTCACCTCCTCCGCTGACTGGCCCACTGGGACCTGgcacttaaaacaaacacatatttgCACTTCACATATGTAACCTACACTAATGTTTCTGATTCGAGAACATGATATAACACATTATGAAAAAACACAAGGTCTAATGTGGTCATACATACATTCCTGAGggcagtctgtgtctgtgcagtAGGACTGAGATTGCCTGAGCTGAAAGAGAAATTACAGGAGGAACAAGGTAGATTTaaaaaaggggctgtactcgacattcagaacattaatatagcagcgaccgtatattttttttatgtaaagacATAGTGGAGTAATGGGGTCCTGGAGCAGAGATTGAaatcacactccctctgtgtgtgttgtaatccgaGCTTCTCTGTCCTTTATATTGATAGCCGGTCTGGCCGTGCATGCATTTTAGTGCATGTGGCTGTGAAAAAACATAGTTATTTCACGTATTGGGGAAATGGTCTGTGAAAGCCATGTAGAGGCATTCCCAGCCCGctgtcccccccccacccccagtattgcgagtacagcccctttaataCAAAGAGAATATGACTGACTTATTTACCCTGGTGTCCACTGCTCTCTCTCATCTAGGAAGAGAGAAAATACAGGAAGTCTAAACACTCTGCTAACACTCTGCTAATAAAACATAAACTTTAAGAGTTATTTACACTAGGCATACAGACAAATGACCCACTGCAGCTTACGGTTTTCCAACCGCACATATTCATAAATGGATGGTGCCTGTCTcataaaatatactgtacagttcTAAATGGCTAACACTGtgtaaattattttgtttttttggacaaCACCGTTTCTGCTGCCAGACAAATCACAAACCCCCAGGGTGGTTTTAAGTTCTGGCCAACTGCAGCTCGCCATGCAAGTTACACCTGTGCACAAAGAGCCAATGAGGTCACCGGAAAACTGACAACATAATTACAAGCTTTAttctttctttaaaaagtaGTTTCTCTCAATAATTTTGACCTCATCTTTTTCAACACACCTTCCATCAAGAAGGGTCAGAGAATATTTACAAGAACAATGCAAATGTGACAGCACACATTGCAACAGAATGAAACGTCTCTGTGTGGCAGAACTGACTCAAGATAAACACTGAGCAGGAACCAGGATATGTTGGCTCATGTTCAGTCGGCAGCTTTTCATTTCCTTCTCTCTGGCTGAGACTTTCATTTACTTGCTAGTTGTTTATAACATTAATCTCTTTGCCTCCTTCTCTCAACTTTGGTGGCAGGAGATATTTTTACTTCACACTGCATACTTGAAATATTTTGACCTGTCCCTGCACTTACACTCTGTTATAAGTCTGACACTTATCAGTCACACTTACTCAGTTCCATGACTTACCAGGTTGATTAGGCGCCTCATAGCATGCTCATGGGTGCAGATGCACTCACAAGGGTCAAAACCTCCCTCTGCCATTTCTCACCAGATGGTGTCCACCCCTGGAACAAAATGAAAGTACTGTATGCAAGACGTACATTTACAAGTGAAAGAAACCTAATGCTCCCTCTTGTCAGCGCTGTGCTCTATTGTTGTTTCACAGGCACGCAGATTAGAGGGAGGAGACTGCTCAGTTAACGACAGTCAGCAGACTCTGTGGCTGTATTATCTTGCTGCATGTAATGTAGGTCTTTGTCAACAGTGACGGCTATTTtctctgtatttatatttgcaCCTTCAAAGGAAATGCCCCATATGCTGCCAGCTAAAAGTTTTTAAACACTACATGTTATTGCATTTTTGCGCTGCAGCGATGTAACTTCACAGTAAAgctagtaaaaaaataaaaagtgaactGAGAAATTATTGagacattattttattgaaaagaaaaaaaaaaaactctaattCGAcctttattaacaacataatggaTATGTTTTATTAGTTGATTCTGGTGCCATCCATGcatttctgaaatgtaaattCTGAAGTGGTTTAACTTTACCACCTATCATGACGGGAGGCTGGTGTCAGCTCAAGATGGAGTGAAAGCAAGCAATTATTACTCTGAGGAATAAAGATGGTTTTTCATAATTTGCCAACAAAAACTTATTATTCCTCTATCGTACTGATGGAAAACCTACAGACAATGCATGCATCAGTTGTTAGACAAATATACAGTCAAATGCACAGATGTCTGCAACAGGTGCCTAATCAACGTTATCTGGGTCTATACCACTATACTGCATTTTTGAGACTTATAACATCATTGATATTTGGTTGACTGAattcctctccctttctttgtcgtaattttttttttttattaacatacACAAGGATTTTGAATTCAAAAATTTTTAAATAATAGTGACCAGGATATGTTCAATGTTTGTCAAACTCTGACCATAATACACTCCATCTAATACCTACATATAAGACTGTTTTGAAGAGCAGTAAACCACTAACTAAGACAGTGACTGTACGGTCTAAAGACAGTATAGAGACACTGAAGGGCTCATTTCTCTGTACAGACTGGGACATTTTCCATGGTTTGGGTATTGATGAGGCCACTGACACTATTACGGATTATATTAAATTCTGTGAGGATTGTGTGGCCACCAAGAAGGTTATTACAATCTACCCTAACAACAAGCCATACATCACCAGAGAGTTAAAGGACTGTATCAACCGGGAAAAAAATGGCCTTTAGAAATCATGATAGGATGGGGTTGAAATCAGTTCAAAGGGAGCTTAATCAGTTATTAAGGGATGCAAGAAGGAAACATAGGGATGTAATTGAACATAATTTTGCCTCTATAGACTCTAAAAAACTTTGGGTCTCCATGAAATTACAAGTTACAAATATGACAACACATAGAAAGGGCCTCATAACATATGATGAGCAGAGTAAAGCAGATGAATTTAATGATTTCTTTCTGAGATTTGATACACAGGACTACTCTTTGGAATGTAATAATGTACTACAGTCATTTACAACTGACCCCTGTCCTAGGTTAATAGTTGATCCCTTCAAAATTCAGTCACTTTTCAGCCATgtatgtaaaaagaaatctgcagGCCCGGATGGCATCTCTGCTTTTCTCCTCAAGACCTTTGCTGCAGAGCTAACCCCTGCATAATGCCCTGTGTTTCAGAGGTCTGACGAGTCCCATCTGGTTCCTGCTCTCTGGAAAAAATCTAACATTATTCCCATTCCAAAGAAACCCTGTCCTACAGAAAACAATGATTATAGACTGGTGGCTTTAACTTCTgttgttatgaaatgttttgaatttCTGAAGTCAACACTGAACTAGATCCACTCCAGTTTGCTTATAGGCAGGGGAGGAGTACAGA from the Perca flavescens isolate YP-PL-M2 chromosome 2, PFLA_1.0, whole genome shotgun sequence genome contains:
- the map9 gene encoding microtubule-associated protein 9 isoform X1; amino-acid sequence: MTNQQFSTLAYTKSPKTSRRTTFQDELQAAVSARASKTKTDRYSYSDDFNDDEDDFLNELLKKKKRAGTFKAGKSKSKINDFEISDDEDKNGRTKRVSFLKTQRIVSPSGDTTASESRETEPPDSSTRRHNNYNDSFSSQHSTNVSEDNLRFKSSDVESTDPQITRESSSKSLSYQTSDDTLLDMPLPLSSDNSVMETPGPEEKSNSVLEESSQTPQLSATDLKHVSSADTEREPPRPKPRQRTLGLSLQAAEKIAEDAESQDLSRPQTSSASIPLSTDMSSNIAWTEGDHAVSCSLSKSSSSKSEQSQLFTKSTIDSGSRDGFISDDSKEQERKYSTSFEEFNADSVDYSHQLSHVHEKSFDTRTSSSHSKTTQRSQSVCSGKVESKYLGSLKLLDRKVSLQESQPQAADTLRAAIYQEWLQKKKEKLKENMQRKKKEEILKETKKRDEVAKKEDAVASYQAWKEKKAESLRAKAKEKQDMITKEQRAIEEKEEKKQSAKQVFEKWKLEHDQLLKEKFRKQREAEIKLQFRKQKQEEEKKRDRKCAFSEWREKKKDVLHEKFTKEQEKIQNKAEEERYMKEERDKMALEMYENWLVRKDLEQKRQREERRIQAILHDSPPPPWSPPNKTIPFGK
- the map9 gene encoding microtubule-associated protein 9 isoform X2, coding for MTNQQFSTLAYTKSPKTSRRTTFQDELQAAVSARASKTKTDRYSYSDDFNDDEDDFLNELLKKKKRAGTFKAGKSKSKINDFEISDDEDKNGRTKRVSFLKTQRIVSPSGDTTASESRETEPPDSSTRRHNNYNDSFSSQHSTNVSEDNLRFKSSDVESTDPQITRESSSPEEKSNSVLEESSQTPQLSATDLKHVSSADTEREPPRPKPRQRTLGLSLQAAEKIAEDAESQDLSRPQTSSASIPLSTDMSSNIAWTEGDHAVSCSLSKSSSSKSEQSQLFTKSTIDSGSRDGFISDDSKEQERKYSTSFEEFNADSVDYSHQLSHVHEKSFDTRTSSSHSKTTQRSQSVCSGKVESKYLGSLKLLDRKVSLQESQPQAADTLRAAIYQEWLQKKKEKLKENMQRKKKEEILKETKKRDEVAKKEDAVASYQAWKEKKAESLRAKAKEKQDMITKEQRAIEEKEEKKQSAKQVFEKWKLEHDQLLKEKFRKQREAEIKLQFRKQKQEEEKKRDRKCAFSEWREKKKDVLHEKFTKEQEKIQNKAEEERYMKEERDKMALEMYENWLVRKDLEQKRQREERRIQAILHDSPPPPWSPPNKTIPFGK
- the smim14 gene encoding small integral membrane protein 14, whose amino-acid sequence is MAEGGFDPCECICTHEHAMRRLINLLRQSQSYCTDTDCPQELPGPSGPVSGGGDLTLPMVLMGWAVLALLLFLLRPSSLRGSRPTGKPTGPHNSDGREPPAPPID